In one window of Temnothorax longispinosus isolate EJ_2023e chromosome 9, Tlon_JGU_v1, whole genome shotgun sequence DNA:
- the Dom gene encoding helicase domino isoform X2 yields the protein MSDKQGAPILPPLNRGVANNGGNNGSSAQQTVSLQQVLATAQGLNVLATTSGQQFVITTQVPGLTQVIPNNATSNTSGTQQVGVTRIVNIAGTPPRNVVGIAGTSPHSSPAVSRSQNSTKLMLTTSPKLVRTSISNVFVAPMSSSSSSSSSSSSSQVSSPQVRVQSPPPPARKRLKLSETTEKPISFDASGCRRRIMEHKMRRMRSVREKYAENASELFFLHAGGNMMDYHTWRKRSPTPQFVHFLRQHRLDPDDDDEDLTAPLSSIPEFSQLSAVTTTIATTTTVTSAIVTSTTTVTTVTSGSTVVQIPNQRAEVKIAGAGVTPVAVSTTLPAAALAQLSHQGGTSMVADSSKPTTSAASQVVEKSSPSITTVATPKTPITTVALNSPQPIVKLVKLSTPTTITTSCDITNNPEHIAEKLRQEAYVVQRIKELQREGLWSERRLPKVQEPTRTKAHWDYLLEEMVWLAADFAQERKWKKAAAKKCARMVQKYFQEKAIQAQKAEKSQELRLKKIASLVAKEIKTFWTNVEKLVEYKQQTRLEEKRKKALDQHLNFIVGQTEKYSTWLTEGLNKTDGPQSIPASINSSRISSPVPLGKCHSDEEFQPNQSSDDDEETIAKAEEEMKLTTNHKEEVELLKRESEIPLEDLLKDLPSNYLEDRNRSLSPQSAMNEEEQNENEEAVDADADFIAASGESSDEEDTIMEEERLEGEIDHKRELDELKADNEMSIDELTAKYTNMSDMLMDVDEDTDKENKETVQEIEDQITSSESESEESDCDSDEEETRTQSDTEADVGLQSLLEDPSAEKQSDSRITENDHSDAHNEMDNVAALAESIQPKGNTLLTTSVVTKIPFLLKHSLREYQHIGLDWLVTMYDRKLNGILADEMGLGKTIQTIALLAHLACEKGNWGPHLIIVPTSVMLNWEMECKKWCPGFKILTYYGTQKERKQKRTGWTKPNAFHICITSYKLVIQDHQSFRRKKWKYLILDEAQNIKNFKSQRWQLLLNFQTQRRLLLTGTPLQNNLMELWSLMHFLMPNVFQSHREFKEWFSNPVTGMIEGNSEYNENIIRRLHKVLRPFLLRRLKTEVEKQLPKKYEHVVMCRLSKRQRFLYDDFMSRAKTKETLASGNLLSVINVLMQLRKVCNHPNLFEVRPTVSPFQMEAIEFVTASLVWSALDYDPFKHIQLSSLNLLLLNLETTLSAFGAHRVNRLRTPRKLIEEIDSQPEPAPRCPSGRIKINVRLSNQAKPQQQQQQTQTRLKNLAGVLPTPRVGTSPLIKSLNTSQSGPGQGVTLRVAGGQQLQGYSLQLVPHQGSVKAIPVATLGHNPQSTTVTSTTAATNAQRITVGNASIRDGIQRLTTQTVTVKQGDSVQRIAVPSGFAQLVQTSTGRHFILTPSQQNTNTVMTSSGPRLTVLSKSLMGLSTSGATTVNKVVSGVVTTPSGRPVMRVPPLNVTASQSSPSGNNGQQTVSQQQPQSIRGIVPRQAQKEVAKAQSKEQPKSEFYLPQLEEDRRQRRQAKLHLLANINERRCAACPLYGEDLFMALRIGKPTTACRWHNGWVHCATSKEKIRTRKEFFSHTEALAEAIKSTEQIVEELKEVFERYVVYVPAVRAPVPRFHVSHPPPHKLWGEQRLWTELQRQLSPKLSLFHPISGLMLTQFPDPRLIQYDCGKLQSLDRLLRKLKSGNHRVLIFTQMTRMLDVLEAFLNFHGHIYLRLDGTTRVDQRQVLMERFNGDKRIFCFILSTRSGGVGVNLTGADTVIFYDSDWNPTMDAQAQDRCHRIGQTRDVHIYRLVSEKTVEENILKKANQKRLLGDLAIEGGNFTTAYFKSSTIQDLFNIDQTENDASARMAEVLEQNRDREKAWSKDVAAGTFQSSLSGQHTEEKAAMGALESALAAAEEDLDVQAAKTAKAEAVADLAEFDENIPLEEADKDDTQVSKAEQEVQNLISQLTPIERYAMRFVEESEGAFSAAQLAAAERELEEQKKEWELDRLRALREEEERRMRLADDDEKPLTFGREDAQNQVNSTAAKGGSRRLVSKRLIVPSRRSLRRRGSSRKRRARELSSESENETTSTESDSDSESQEEDVVEDSLDEESSHTESQSQGDEGEEEEGEGDEGGDGEREESDEEEEADEGNEDRRANNRDDSERGGGFSRRKGRLAGSGSCSRNHFDLNSPRTRSRGNVQINLWTLDVSPILPGVKPNFRRQRKKFHRAKSEETFSSSVDLCRKRSIRVNANAKVSTNSDQNPKTEITETGATETDKNSSKDKKDPKKDDRNLVSLIDSNGVEQHVTDSDAEQSVDDQVDSTTPVAKTQSNQTKTAESTDNVMDGQNVKKEKERNDEKITNGTNLITVCSVQVTRCSHKMLSTTYKKLEPEVNHNEDAENLDVNVSARDSRSPPSTVQPDASLKCPKETMVKSKSEFGASANSLCNNVRGKSTAAAPKESDRSVESPSSRSVPLLRSKSLRNDSSDAVDAASKPVAISRVSTVQKNSKTSVNTDDAHSNAVEDKDKNNCDEANDDAESAIDSVQKSDQRLNSKSENLNALPQVAEKETSDTASNALDFLMPLAKNEFNSNEPNKCKIRKVDSTVQRGVTTRSSKIPSTVNHLEESNARLMNDKIDLVSENKNSLQTKTGQGTRRTDNSQHPVAEQSRITRSASHSWTPPPPPVSGDETTTQNSSKLIPRRRPDTPLPRPITRSVATVNFSARADAVLPGRVEKCATRNSKQCQDNGLLGPPMPFRRSRSIPPMKPPDSKEGPARRRPDTPRPSISISHSNDQVSRVTRSGLLLNSALSVKSASSSLASPVSGSGLKTSPKHMRTPSTSSESENTANTSLSNEKPQRTAKVVAILSLDTRNNSSKASSGQSKSNVNCETKIQDKELSTRLSDSLKEQEADHEGCDSSDVKSRRLRREAKRARTVPNSLEDEDGSNDVSDEDPSQKRPRSSQISSSSSSSSIATTRSEKLKSITIS from the exons ATGAGTGATAAACAGGGTGCACCTATTTTACCACCCCTTAATCGGGGTGTGGCTAATAATGGCGGAAATAACGGAAGTTCAGCTCAACAGACTGTCAGTCTGCAGCAGGTTCTCGCTACCGCTCAAGGCCTCAACGTGCTTGCTACTACTAGTGGGCAACAGTTCGTTATTACGACTCAGGTTCCTGGTCTCACACAG GTCATACCGAACAATGCCACATCTAACACGAGCGGAACGCAACAAGTTGGTGTCACAAGAATCGTCAACATCGCGGGCACACCACCGCGCAACGTTGTCGGCATTGCCGGCACGTCGCCTCATTCGTCACCGGCGGTGTCGCGGTCACAGAACTCTACCAAGCTTATGCTGACAACGTCGCCGAAACTCGTACGCACCTCTATAAGCAACGTGTTTGTGGCGCCaatgtcgtcgtcgtcgtcgtcgtcgtcgtcgtcgtcatcgtcacaGGTATCGTCGCCGCAGGTACGGGTACAATCGCCGCCGCCACCAGCGAGGAAACGGCTGAAACTGTCGGAAACGACGGAGAAACCTATTTCATTCGACGCCAGCGGCTGCCGTAGGCGGATAATGGAGCACAAGATGCGGCGGATGCGTAGCGTACGTGAGAAGTATGCCGAGAACGCGTCAGAACTGTTCTTTTTGCACGCCGGTGGCAACATGATGGACTACCATACCTGGCGGAAGCGATCTCCGACACCGCAGTTTGTACACTTTCTGCGTCAGCATCGACTTGATCCGGATGACGATGACGAGGATCTGACCGCGCCACTGTCGTCGATACCGGAATTCTCGCAGCTGTCTGCTGTTACCACTACTATTGCTACTACCACGACAGTTACTAGTGCTATCGTCACCTCTACGACCACTGTCACAACTGTCACGTCCGGCTCCACGGTAGTCCAAATCCCGAATCAAAGAGCGGAGGTTAAAATCGCTGGGGCGGGCGTTACGCCGGTAGCGGTATCCACCACCCTGCCTGCTGCGGCTCTAGCCCAGCTCAGTCATCaag GTGGAACGTCAATGGTTGCAGACTCGTCGAAACCGACGACCTCGGCCGCGAGTCAGGTGGTGGAAAAGTCGTCGCCGTCGATCACCACCGTCGCAACCCCGAAAACACCTATAACAACAGTTGCGCTCAATAGTCCCCAACCTATCGTTAAGCTCGTTAAGTTGTCTACACCCACTACTATAACTACTTCCTGTGATATCACGAACAATCCGGAGCATATTGCGGAAAAACTGCGGCAG GAGGCGTACGTAGTGCAGAGGATTAAGGAGCTGCAACGCGAGGGATTATGGTCGGAACGGCGATTGCCCAAGGTGCAAGAACCGACCCGAACCAAGGCTCATTGGGATTACCTGCTGGAGGAAATGGTCTGGTTGGCCGCTGATTTCGCCCAGGAGCGTAAATGGAAAAAGGCGGCAGCGAAGAAATGCGCGCGAATGGTGCAAAAGTACTTTCAGGAAAAGGCGATTCAGGCGCAGAAGGCTGAGAAGTCGCAGGAGCTACGTTTGAAGAAGATCGCCAGCTTGGTCGCCAAGGAGATCAAAACCTTCTGGACAAATGTCGAGAAA TTGGTGGAGTATAAGCAGCAGACGAGGCTAgaagaaaaacgaaagaagGCGTTGGATcaacatttaaatttcattgtgGGTCAAACGGAGAAATATTCCACGTGGCTGACAGAGGGTCTCAACAAGACCGATGGTCCACAGAGTATTCCAGCTTCCATAAATAGTTCACGTATCTCTTCGCCGGTTCCATTGGGAAAATGTCATTCCGACG AGGAATTCCAGCCAAATCAGAGTTCAGATGACGACGAAGAGACCATAGCTAAGGCCGAAGAGGAAATGAAATTAACGACCAATCACAAGGAGGAAGTGGAGTTGTTAAAACGAGAATCGGAAATACCCTTGGAAGATCTTCTAAAGGACTTACCATCAAACTATTTGGAAGATCGTAATAGAAGTCTATCGCCGCAAAGCGCGATGAATGAAGAGGAGCAAAAT GAAAATGAGGAAGCAGTTGATGCAGATGCGGACTTTATCGCGGCGTCCGGTGAATCCTCGGACGAAGAAGATACTATCATGGAAGAGGAAAGGCTCGAGGGAGAAATCGATCATAAGCGGGAGCTCGATGAACTTAAG GCTGACAATGAAATGTCTATCGACGAACTCACGgccaaatatacaaatatgtcGGACATGTTGATGGACGTGGACGAAG ATACGGATAAAGAAAACAAGGAAACAGTACAGGAAATCGAAGACCAAATAACTAGCAGCGAAAGTGAGAGCGAAGAGAGCGATTGCGATAGTGACGAGGAAGAGACTCGGACTCAAAGTGATACCGAGGCAGATGTGGGACTTCAATCTCTTCTCGAAGACCCCTCTGCGGAAAAACAATCGGATAGTAGA ATCACAGAAAACGATCATTCGGACGCTCATAACGAAATGGATAACGTTGCCGCATTAGCTGAGAGCATCCAGCCTAAGGGAAATACATTGCTCACTACTAGT gttGTCACTAAAATACCTTTTCTTCTGAAACACTCTCTTCGGGAATATCAGCACATAGGATTGGACTGGCTTGTCACGATGTACGACAGAAAGTTAAACGGCATTTTGGCTGATGAGATGGGTCTAGGTAAAACTATACAAACCATCGCGCTGTTGGCGCATTTAGCCTGCGAGAAGGGAAACTGGGGACCGCATCTTATAATCGTGCCGACTTCTGTAATGCTCAATTGGGAAATGGAATGCAAAAAATGGTGTCCCGGCTTTAAAATACTGACATATTACGGCACACAGAAGGAGAGAAAACAAAAGCGAACGG GCTGGACAAAACCAAACGCCTTCCATATATGCATTACGTCTTACAAGTTAGTAATACAGGATCACCAAAGCTTTAGAcggaaaaaatggaaatatctTATCTTAGACGAGGCGCAGAATATCAAGAATTTCAAATCGCAGAGATGGCAGTTGCTTTTAAACTTCCAGACACAAcg GAGATTACTTCTTACCGGCACACCtcttcaaaataatttgatgGAACTGTGGTCGCTCATGCACTTTCTTATGCCTAACGTTTTCCAGTCTCATCGCGAGTTTAAAGAGTGGTTTAGCAATCCTGTCACAGGCATGATTGAAGGGAACAGCGAATACAATGAGAATATAATTCGTCGTCTGCATAAG GTGTTGCGGCCATTTCTCTTGAGACGATTAAAAACTGAAGTGGAAAAGCAATTGCCGAAGAAATATGAGCACGTGGTTATGTGCCGTTTGTCGAAGCGTCAGAGATTTCTGTATGATGACTTTATGTCGAGAGCCAA GACGAAGGAAACGCTTGCCAGCGGGAATCTGTTGAGTGTGATTAATGTATTAATGCAACTACGAAAAGTGTGTAATCATCCGAACTTGTTCGAGGTGCGACCGACTGTATCGCCATTCCAAATGGAAGCAATCGAGTTTGTGACCGCTTCGTTAGTTTGGAGCGCGCTTGATTACGATCCCTTCAAG CACATCCAACTGTCTAGCCTGAATCTTTTGCTGTTAAATCTGGAGACGACGCTCAGTGCATTTGGTGCGCACAGAGTGAATCGTCTGCGGACGCCTAGGAAGCTTATCGAGGAGATAGATAGCCAACCAGAACCGGCGCCAAGGTGTCCATCCGGCAGGATCAAGATCAATGTTAGATTATCAAATCAAGCGAAGCCgcaacagcaacaacagcaaACGCAGACTAGGCTAAAGAATCTGGCTGGCGTACTACCCACGCCAAGAGTGGGTACGTCCCCCTTGATAAAGTCATTAAATACCAGCCAGAGTGGTCCGGGACAAG GTGTTACATTGAGAGTCGCGGGTGGTCAACAATTGCAAGGTTATTCCCTGCAACTGGTGCCGCATCAGGGTAGCGTGAAAG CTATTCCTGTGGCAACATTGGGGCACAATCCGCAAAGTACCACCGTGACGTCGACCACAGCAGCGACGAACGCGCAAAGGATTACAGTAGGAAACGCTAGCATCAGAGATGGCATTCAACGACTAACGACACAGACCGTCACGGTCAAGCAAGGCGATTCCGTCCAAAGAATAGCGGTGCCTAGCGGTTTCGCGCAACTCGTTCAAACTTCTACCGGCAGACACTTCATTCTGACGCCGAGTCAACAGAACACTAACACAG TCATGACATCGAGCGGACCGCGTTTAACGGTGCTGTCTAAATCGCTGATGGGTTTGTCTACGTCGGGTGCCACGACAGTAAACAAGGTCGTCAGTGGAGTAGTGACAACTCCGAGCGGCCGACCTGTCATGAGGGTACCTCCTCTGAACGTAACCGCTTCGCAATCGTCACCAAGCGGAAACAACGGCCAGCAGACAGTCAGCCAGCAACAACCACAGTCGATACGTGGTATTGTCCCCAGACAGGCTCAGAAGGAGGTCGCGAAGGCACAGAGTAAAGAACAGCCGAAATCCGAGTTTTATTTG cCGCAATTGGAAGAGGATAGGAGGCAGAGGAGACAGGCTAAATTGCATCTCTTGGCAAATATCAACGAACGAAGATGCGCGGCATGTCCGCTTTACGGTGAAGATCTGTTTATGGCTTTGAGAATCGGCAAGCCCACGACAGCCTGTCGTTGGCACAATGGTTGGGTACATTGCGCGACAAGTAAGGAGAAGATTCGTACTCGGAAAGAGTTCTTTTCGCACACGGAAGCGCTCGCGGAAGCTATCAAAAGTACGGAGCAGATTGTTGAAGAACTCAAAGAGGTTTTTGAAAG ATATGTAGTCTACGTGCCAGCTGTACGCGCGCCAGTACCTCGGTTCCATGTGTCTCATCCACCACCGCACAAGCTGTGGGGCGAGCAGCGTCTGTGGACCGAATTGCAGCGGCAACTGTCGCCGAAATTATCTCTATTCCATCCGATTTCGGGCCTTATGCTTACACAGTTTCCTGATCCCAGACTGATCCAGTACGATTGCGGCAAACTTCAGTCGCTGGATCGTCTATTGAGGAAGCTAAAATCTGGAAATCATCGGGTCCTGATATTCACACAGATGACCAGAATGTTGGACGTATTAGAAGCCTTTTTGAATTTTCATGGACACATATATCTGCGATTGGACGGCACCACTAGGGTGGATCAACGTCAG GTTTTGATGGAAAGGTTCAACGGCGATAAacgaatattttgttttattctatCGACGAGATCTGGTGGTGTCGGTGTGAATCTGACGGGGGCGGAcacagtaatattttatgacaGCGATTGGAATCCCACAATGGATGCCCAAGCGCAAGACAGATGCCACAGAATAGGACAAACGCGGGATGTACATATCTACAG ATTAGTTAGTGAGAAGACTGTTGAAGAGAACATTTTGAAGAAGGCTAATCAGAAACGATTGCTAGGAGACCTTGCTATTGAAGGCGGCAATTTCACCACTGCGTACTTCAAAAGT TCCACCATTCAAGACCTGTTTAACATCGATCAAACGGAGAACGATGCATCAGCGCGTATGGCTGAAGTGCTCGAGCAAAATCGGGATCGAGAGAAGGCCTGGAGCAAGGACGTGGCAGCAGGAACGTTTCAGAGTAGTCTTTCAGGACAGCATACGGAGGAAAAAGCAGCGATGGGCGCTCTTGAGAGCGCTCTCGCCGCTGCTGAGGAAGATCTTGATGTTCAGGCTGCGAAGACCGCGAAAGCAGAAGCTGTCGCTGATCTTGCCGAGTTTGATGAGAACATTCCGCTGGAAGAAGCTGATAAAGACGATACGCAGGTCAGCAAGGCGGAACAGGAAGTTCAGAATCTGATTTCTCAG CTGACACCGATCGAACGGTACGCCATGAGGTTTGTCGAGGAGTCCGAAGGTGCATTCTCCGCAGCACAACTGGCCGCAGCCGAACGGGAGCTCGAGGAGCAGAAAAAGGAGTGGGAGCTGGACCGGTTGCGGGCACTGCGCGAGGAGGAGGAGCGACGCATGCGGCTCGCTGACGACGACGAGAAGCCGCTGACATTTGGCCGCGAGGATGCGCAGAATCAGGTTAATAGCACTGCCGCTAAAGGCGGTTCCAGGCGATTAGTTAGTAAGAGGCTAATTGTACCGAGTAGAAGAAGTTTGCGTAGACGTGGCAGTAGTAGAaagagacgcgcgcgcgaattgTCGTCGGAGAGCGAAAACGAAACTACTAGTACTGAATCGGACTCGGATTCGGAGTCACAGGAGGAAGACGTGGTCGAGGATAGTCTTGATGAAGAATCGAGTCACACGGAGAGTCAGAGTCAAGGGGATGAGGgcgaggaggaggaaggagaGGGTGATGAAGGAGgagacggagaaagagaagagagcgacgaggaggaggaggccgaCGAAGGAAACGAGGACAGGAGAGCGAACAATCGCGACGATTCCGAGCGAGGTGGAGGTTTCTCGAGACGGAAAGGCCGCCTGGCGGGTTCTGGGTCGTGCAGCCGGAATCATTTCGATCTAAACAGTCCACGCACCAGATCTCGTGGGAATGTTCAGATCAATCTCTGGACTCTGGATGTAAGCCCGATCCTGCCCGGAGTAAAGCCGAATTTTCGACGGCAGCGCAAGAAATTTCATCGCGCAAAGTCCGAGGAAACCTTCTCTTCGTCAGTTGACTTGTGTCGTAAGAGAAGCATTCGGGTCAACGCGAATGCTAAGGTATCCACCAATTCCGACCAGAATCCAAAAACCGAGATCACCGAGACGGGAGCGACGGAGACTGACAAAAATTCGTCGAAGGACAAGAAAGATCCAAAGAAGGACGATCGCAATCTTGTTTCCTTGATCGATTCGAACGGAGTGGAGCAACATGTTACTGATTCTGACGCGGAGCAATCTGTCGATGATCAGGTAGATTCAACAACACCAGTTGCCAAAACGCAATCAAACCAAACGAAAACAGCGGAATCAACTGATAATGTAATGGACGgtcaaaatgttaaaaaagagaaagagagaaatgacGAGAAGATCACGAACGGTACTAATTTAATCACGGTCTGCTCCGTTCAGGTGACGCGGTGTTCGCATAAAATGCTATCTACGACCTACAAGAAGCTTGAACCTGAAGTAAATCATAATGAGGACGCGGAGAATCTCGACGTGAATGTCAGCGCGAGGGATTCTCGGTCTCCTCCGAGCACGGTACAGCCGGATGCATCCTTGAAGTGTCCGAAAGAGACGATGGTCAAGTCTAAGTCGGAATTCGGTGCGTCAGCCAATTCTTTGTGTAACAACGTGCGAGGGAAATCGACCGCTGCCGCGCCAAAAGAGTCGGACAGGAGCGTCGAATCACCCTCGAGTCGTTCGGTTCCCCTTTTGCGTTCTAAATCGTTGCGAAACGATAGTTCTGATGCGGTTGACGCGGCTTCTAAACCGGTTGCGATATCCCGCGTTTCTACTGTGCAGAAAAATTCTAAGACTAGTGTAAATACTGACGATGCTCATAGTAACGCGGTCGAGGATAAAGACAAGAACAATTGCGATGAAGCTAATGACGACGCCGAATCAGCGATAGACTCGGTGCAAAAGTCTGATCAGAGACTCAATTCGAAAAGCGAAAATTTAAACGCTTTGCCACAAGTAgcggaaaaagaaacaagTGACACAGCATCGAATGCGCTCGACTTTTTAATGCCTTTGGCAAAAAACGAATTTAATTCAAACGAACCCAACAAATGCAAGATACGAAAAGTAGATAGCACGGTTCAGCGAGGTGTAACGACTCGCAGCTCAAAAATTCCCTCAACTGTCAATCATTTAGAAGAAAGTAACGCGCGATTGATGAACGACAAGATCGATTTAGTATCggagaataaaaatagtttgCAAACAAAAACGGGCCAGGGAACGCGAAGAACCGACAACTCGCAGCATCCAGTTGCAGAACAGAGCAGGATCACGCGATCGGCAAGTCACTCGTGGACGCCGCCTCCACCTCCAGTTAGCGGTGACGAGACGACGACGCAAAATTCATCGAAATTAATCCCGAGACGACGACCGGATACTCCCCTTCCGCGACCGATAACGAGGTCCGTAGCGACCGTGAACTTTTCTGCGAGAGCCGACGCGGTATTGCCTGGTCGAGTCGAGAAGTGCGCGACCCGGAATTCAAAGCAGTGCCAGGACAACGGTCTGCTGGGTCCTCCGATGCCATTCAGACGTAGTAGATCGATACCACCGATGAAACCACCGGATTCGAAGGAGGGTCCGGCGAGACGCCGTCCGGACACACCCCGACCTAGCATATCGATCAGTCACAGCAATGACCAAGTATCCAGGGTAACGCGCTCGGGATTGCTCTTGAATTCCGCCCTCTCGGTGAAGTCGGCATCGTCATCATTGGCCTCTCCCGTTTCCGGGAGCGGACTTAAAACGAGCCCTAAGCACATGCGGACCCCGTCGACGAGTAGCGAAAGCGAGAACACTGCGAACACATCGCTGTCCAACGAGAAGCCTCAAAGAACGGCCAAGGTCGTGGCCATTCTCAGTCTAGACACGAGGAATAACAGCAGTAAAGCCTCATCGGGTCAATCGAAATCCAACGTCAATTGCGAGACGAAGATCCAGGATAAAGAGCTTTCCACTCGATTGTCAGACTCGCTGAAAGAACAGGAGGCCGATCACGAGGGCTGCGACTCGTCCGACGTCAAGTCCAGGAGGCTGCGTAGGGAAGCAAAGCGCGCCAGAACAGTACCGAACTCGCTGGAAGACGAGGACGGCTCTAACGATGTTAGCGATGAGGATCCGTCGCAGAAGAGACCTCGCTCTTCGCAGATCTCCTCttcgtcctcctcctcctccatcGCAACGACACGGTCCGAAAAGCTGAAGAGCATCACGATATCTTGA